DNA from Equus asinus isolate D_3611 breed Donkey chromosome 17, EquAss-T2T_v2, whole genome shotgun sequence:
CAGAATAAACCCAGAGTCCAGCTCCTTACCACCTGGACTGCCACCGCCCCAGCACAAGCCGTCCTCCCTCGCAGGGACTCTCACACAGGCTGCGGCCCTGCCACTGCTTTTGCCTATTGCAGACTCAACACAGAGGCCCTGAGGATTCTCTCGAGGCCAAACTCAGATCACCCTGCAGCTGCTCAAAGCCCTATGTTTTCCCTCAAAgtaaagccaaagtccttacctCGGCCTTCAAGGCCTTGCTTGGCTGCCCCACCCCCCCTCTATTAACTCAATGCATCTCCagcttccctcccctgccctcactGGCCTGGATGGGTGTATCCTGCCCCCAGggcctttcccttccctccccacagaTATCTGCGTGGCTCACCCCACCCATCCCCCTGGTCACTTCCAGCCTTTGCTTAAATACTGCCTCTTAGCAAGGCGACCCTGACCACCTCCTTTAAAGTCACTCCCCCAGGCCCCCGGTACCCCGAATTCAAATGAGAAAGTCCAGACTGGCGTGCTGCCCCCAGACGTGTCATCCGTGTCATCTTCTAATGCGCTATGTCATTTTCTGGTTTATGGCttgccagccccccacccccccaccggcGACAGTGTAGGCACCATGAGAGCAAGGACTTTTATCTCTTCTGTTACTGATGTGCCCCTGGCAGCTGCACCAGCACGTGGCACGTATTAAGCACGTGATACAGAGGATGATaccaggtgggggcaggggggcggaaaacagcaagtgcaaagatcTGGAAGTTAAGGCTGGTGGAGTTCCTCCGACAGTGTGGGAGAGGCCTGGGAAGGAGGCCTCAGGAGGGGGCCATCTAGGCTTCAGCAGGCCAGGGCCATGATTTTTCTTCCCAGAAGATCTCTCTGGTGGTTCCAGGGGCCAAGGctggtgctgggcactggggaggtGGGATCCCCAAGAAATGCCCACTGCCCTCCCGGGCCAGTGCCCATCCTGCCATCTTGGCGCTGGGCCTCCCTGGGGAGCTTGGAGGGTGGCCTgtgcttccccacccccacacagacCCACTGCCCTGGAGGGCTGTCTGCCTCTTGAGCTCACCCGCCCCTGGCAACCTGTGAGGATAGGCCCTAGGCCCGGCTTGGCTGTGAGCCACAGGGCGGGAAGGAACATTCTAGGGACTAGGAGGCCCATCCCAGGGAAAGCACCAGCCTGGGGCCGCGCAATCTGGAGCCTTCCAGCCCTGCTTCTTAGCAAAGGAAACGCCAAGCaagtgtgaccttaggcaagtcacttcccaTTTCTGGCTCACTGCCTGCCTCTCAGATTTCTGTCCTGGCCCTTCACTAACAGCCACATTCTTTGAGCATTTACTCAGCACCGGCGCTATAATTGCTTCCTATATATTCCTGCTAATCATCCCAACAGCCCTGCAATGGCGGTGATTAACTGCTCTGttttaacagaagaggaaactgaggcacagagaggttagggacTTACTCAAAGTCACCCAGTGAGTGTGGAGGTGGCCGGGGTGCGGGGAGCTCCTGGCCTGAGGGCAAGGTGGGCAGGCAAGTGGTTGTGTTTGGGGGTGCCTACCTCCATGGTGGCTGCTGCTGGCCGGCTGCCCCTGCTGGTGACCAGCTTCCCCCAGGAGGCCTGGGGCTGTCCGCTGGTGCCTGACCGGGTCTGAGGGCCAGTCCCCCGTagggctggggcccaggccccTATCTGCAGGGCTGGAGTCTTCTGGCTCACTCTGCTCAAACTCTGGGATCTGGAACATGCTCTGGGCTGTAGGGGCAAGATGGTAGGTAGTTAGGCCACGCTCTCGGGCAAACGGTGGCCGGTGGGGGTGGTAGGAGGGTAAAGGCAGTCTCCTTTGGCCCCCTCTCCCACCTTAGAGCCCCAGGTCCgccctgcctcccaggccccCATTTGGCCGCTGAATCTGGCCGGGCAGGAAGCTCAGATTGTCCACCCAGGACCTAAATCTCCTCTCGGAGCCCTGGTGCGGTGGCGCAGCCCCAGGCCCCTACCCAGGCCCCGGCCTGACCCGCCCGTGTGACCGCACACAGGTCTCACCCCAAGCCCGAGCTGGAGGCCCTGACCcgggcccgccgccgccgcctccctctAACACAGAGGGAGCCCGGCCCTAGTTGCCTGGGCAACGGAAACTGTCACCGACCCGGCCCAATGAGCTCTCGAAATGTCACTAGGGCTGGCCGGGAGGCGGGGCCGCTCccggcccgggccccgcccccgccgccggacCGGCTCTCCGCCCCCCGCCTTCTTTCCTGGGTCCCCTCCTCGTCTCCGGATGCTCGGCTGTCGACTTCCTCGTGCCCTGGGCgtgtgtgggagcaggggaggggttCTCTGGGGTCCCCATGGGGAACCTGGAGACCAGCTTCTGCTGACAAGTCCTTCGGCCCCTCTGGGCCTTAGTCCCTACCCCTGTAAAAGGGGGACAATGACACCTCCCTCAGGAGGCAGTGAGCGTTATAAACCGAGTGGTGATTCCTGTGGGTGAAAGCACTTGGCAAAGCCGTCATTGAAGCTCAGCCGCCAGATGCGACTGTCGTTGCTACTGTCACTGTCCCATCTAGAAGGGTGGCCGGGTCGGGAAGTCCCGCGCCCTCCGCCTCCCCCCGTGGGAACCTCCCACCGCCCGCAGCAGGGGCACCCCTCCCCACGCCAGCGCGGGAGCCCTGGAGATAAGCGAGGGAGCCTCCTCCCTGGCGGGATGGCTGCCCCGGCGCAGGAGAGGGGACAGGGCCCCCTGTGCGGGTGACCGTAGGCCTCGCGGGGGCTTGGCGCCTGGCGGGCGGCCGGCCAGGTGAGCGGGAGCCGCGGCCGGCCAGGGCGTGGGGCGGCGGGCAGCGCGGGGACTGCGGGGACAGCAGGCGAGGCccagggggcggggcccgggggcCATCTTGGCTGTGGGCGGAAGTTTCCTTCAGGGACCGGGTGAGGGGAAGTCGTTGCCGCCCCCAGCCGGGAGGCGCGAACTCGGTTTGAGGATGAGGAAGAGCAGCATGGGGACTGGCGGCCCCCGAGACCAGCACGGGCCGCTGGCCCCGGGCACGGCCCACCCGGGCGCCCGCCGGATGTGGCGCGGCCCCAGCGTcccagccgcccgccgcctctCGTAACCCCGGGCGCCCGCCGGCGGCGTAGCCCGCGCCCATTCTCGAACGGCTCCGCGCCGGGCGCGGCGCCCGGCTGCGCAGCCGGGGCCAGACCCTGCGCAATTTGCGTAGCGAACGGCGCCCGCGCAGGCGCAAGAGGGGGCGGAGCAGCGGGAGCCGGGGAGCCGGAGCCCCGGGTCCCAGCGACCGGAGCCGGCTCCCCCAGCGGCGGCCTGAGGACCCGGCGTCGGCCTCCTCCCGCCCCCCGCGGCTGGAGCGTGGAcgcagtgggggtggggtggaggcagcGTCTGGAATCCCGAGGACGGAAGGCAGAGGCCCTCCCCATCCGGATcattggaggggagagagcccctctttggggagggggagagccGGGCGTTGAACGCCCCCTGCAGCGGCCGCTACCCTGAGCCCACGGGCATCGGCCGGCTCTCCCCCTCCTGTCGGGCCGACTCGAGCGACCGGGGACCTCTTTCCTTCAGGCTCTGCGCTCCCCCACCCCGGCTCTGGGGTGGCCCAGGGGAgacaccccccacctccctccactaccctggagaggagagactgTCCTTCCATGCCCCTGAGTGAGGGGCGCACGCTCCAGGCTGCCCGTGCCCCGCTGCAAGGGCAAGGGCCCCTCTGCTGAGGGGGGAGGGCCCGGTGAGGCGCAACTTCGTCCCTCCTGAGCTCCCCATCTCCGTCTCTGCACCCCGCACCTCCCACCCCTCCGTATTTATTTCCCTGGCCCCCTGCCAGCTCCTCCATCTCTGTCCCCAGGATTCAGGCCTCCCTCCCTGACATGGAGAGTAACCTGTCTGGCCTGGTGCCTGCGGCTGGGCTGGTGCCGGCGCTGCCCCCGGCCGTGACCCTGGGGCTGACTGCGGCCTACACCACGCTCTATGCCCTCCTCTTCTTCTCCGTCTATGCCCAGCTCTGGCTGGTGCTGCTGTATGGGCACAAACGTCTCAGCTACCAGACGGTGTTCCTGGCGCTCTGTCTGCTCTGGGCTGCCCTGCGTAccaccctcttctccttctacttCCGAGACACCCCCCGTGCCAACCGCCTGGGGCCCCTGCCCTTCTGGCTTCTCTACTGCTGCCCTGTCTGCCTCCAGTTCTTCACACTGACGCTTATGAACCTCTACTTTGCCCAGGTAACCGTGGTCACGGGTCGGGGTGCGCGGTGGGTGGCAAGCTCCAGGAGCCCAGAGGAATGATGGGCATCTCTGCTCCCAGGTGGTGTTCAAGGCCAAGGCGAAGCGTCGGCCAGAGATGAGCCGAGGCTTGTAAGTACTTGGGACACTGGTGGGCTCAGCCCCCAGGCCAGGGGCGGGGAGCAGCCTGGTGTCCATCCCTTCCCCCTCGTAGGGCTGAGGCAAGGACAACCCTAGGAGCGTTTGTGAAAGAGTTTGGAGAAGTTAGGCACCTGGGGCGATGGCTCAGCAGAGGCGTTGCATACTTGAAGGGCAATCATAATAGAAACAGTCGTGACAGACTGAGGGGAGAGGGTGCCAGTGCCATCCATGATGGAGGAAAAGCCGGAGGCTGTAGCCCTTGGAAGCTCCAAAGTCAGGCTGCActtctgggtgaccttgggcagcgaGTCTCCTGTCGTTTGTATAAGGTTTTCCAGTTTATGAAGAGCTTGCACAAACGTCTTTAATTTTTACAACTTACCCCTGAGGCTGTTACTATCGGCATttgagagatgaagaaactgaggccccgcaGGGTAAAGCAACACATTGAAGCTCAGAGATCTGGCagaaggcagagccagggcttAAACCCAGATTtctgactcccagtccagtgctcctTCAGCGGTCAGTCACCATCTGACCTcgttgggcctcagtttccccatctgtaagacTGGAGGGGCAGTCTTCAGACTGAATTGGTTCTGATTGGCCGAGGACctcctgggggaggtggggtggtTGAGCACCCAGGGCCGTCGTCTGGGGCTGACTGTCCTGTGGGCCGCAGGCTGGCCGTCCGAGGGGCCTTCGTGGGGGCCTCGCTGCTCTTTCTGCTGGTGAATGTGCTCTGTGCTGTGCTGTCACGCCGGCGCCGGGCACAGCCCTGGGCCCTCCTGCTGGTGCGAGTCCTGGTGAGCGACTCCCTCTTTGTCATCTGCGCCCTCTCTCTGGCCGCCTGCCTCTGCCTTGTCGCCCGGCGGGCCCCCACCACCAGCATCTACCTGGAGGCCAAGGTAGGGTCACAAGTGCTGGGTGTCCTCTGGGGTCTCTGGGCAGGGTCTTCAGGTTAGAGAGGAGGCTAGAGCCTCCCCTCCCTGAGGGTCCCCTGTTGTCATCCGTGCCAGGGGACCAGTGTGTGTCAGGCGGCCGCGATGGGTGGCGCCATGGTCCTGCTCTATGCCAGCCGGGCCTGCTATAACCTAGCGGCCCTAGCCCTGGCCCCCCGGAGCCGGCTGGACGCCTTTGATTACGACTGGTACAACGTCTCTGACCAGGTGGGCATTTGGCACATCTGCTGCCTCCTTAGTAGCCGTGGCTCCTGGCCCCCTGCTGGCCTGGGCCCTGTCCGGGTGCCCCACCGCACCACTGCGGACTGGCACCAGGCCCTGCCTTCCCACAGGCGGACCTGGTGAATGACCTGGGGAACAAGGGCTACCTGGTGTTTGGCCTCATCCTCTTTGTGTGGGAGCTGCTGCCCACCACCCTGCTGGTGGGCTTCTTCCGGGTGCACCGGCCCCCGCAGGACCTGGTGAGGGCCAGTGGAGAGAAGTGGCTCTGGGAATCCTGGGCTGGCCCCCGGGgcgggcggggggtgggggggtttgTGGGAAGCCAGTCGGGGGCAGGAGGAAGCATCCATGGCGGCTTCCTCCCCCAGAGCACCAGTCGCATCCTCAACGGGCAGGTCTTTGGCTCCCGTTCCTATTTCTTCGACCGGGCCGGGCACTGCGAGGACGAGGGCTGCTCCTGGGAGCACAGCCGGGGCGAGAGCACCAGGTAGGAGCCCTGGCCCCGCCTCGGGACCCctgggctccccccaccccccattatAGGTTTCAGTTCCCTTCTGTACCAGGTGAGTTCCCCTCTGGTTTCTTTCTACATCTTGCCCCAAGATGCAGTTTGCCACAGTCTCGAGGGCTCAAGCTGTGGTCCTGGAGGGCTGGGTCACTGGGCTCTCTTCTaaggccctccctcccccagctcttgTGAATGTGGCCCTGGTCACTGCCCTGGGGCTGATCGTGTTTCTCTGCCTGCAGCATGTCGGGCAGCCTAGGCTCCGGCAGCTGGTACGGCGCCATCGGGCGGGAGCCAGGCTGGTGCGGGGGCAGCCAGACGCGGACCACTCCTCTGCTCTTCTCCCAGGTGCTGGGACCGGGCGGCCACCACCACAGTCTCTACTCCACCCCACAGACGTGATCCCCCTCCGTTTCCCCCCAGAACACCCACACCCCAGTCCTCCCACCCTAGGCCTCTGTGCCAAGTTCATCTgccgcttcttgcccaggatcccggGGGCTgtggctgcctcctcccctggccGGCTCCTTGCTACTCCTGTCGTAGTGAGCTTCTGCCGTCCCCTAGGATGGGGGCGTGGCCCTGGTTGCCAGATGCCCACAGCACCCTGGCATGACCTGCCACCTCTGCTTCGACACTGGAGCCACCTACCTCTCCTGCATTTGCCACTCAATAAAGTGTCTGTGCCCCACGTCCTTTCATTGGCTGTCAGTTGTCTGCTGTGCATTTCTCACCCTGTCACCTGTTTAGCTGAAGGCTGATCAGACACTGGCCCTTGGCAGGGGCTGCTGGGTAGGGAGAGGGAGGACCCTGCCGGCTGAGGGGGAGGAAGGGCCCTGCTCCCACTCCAGCGCCTCCCGCTCGAACACTTTCTACTCTTTCCTCAAGACCTGTTCCAAATGTCACTTCCTTTAGGAAGCCTTCCATCTCCAGGTCCGGGAACCGTGTCCCCCCTTTTGGGTCCCATGGCTCCGTGGTTATGTGGCTATTACACCTCTTGCCCCCCTGTGGATTGGGACTTCTGGAGACCCCGTTTCCTTATCATCATGTCCAACCTGGCCTTCAGGTCCAGGGGCTGGTCCAGGGCatgtggaggaggaggtggccgGTGACTGAGCAACCCCTATCTCCCCACCAGGTGTGGATTTGGCCAGATGGGTGGGCTGCCCCCACACAGTCTGCCTGGTGGTCCTGGGAGCCTCTAATAGCACAGTCACCGCCCTCTACTGCCACAGCCCTGGCAGATCTGTGCCATGGCTGGGAGTCCTTTATCAGGGGGTCTGTCTCCTGCCCACACACCTGGCTGTCCCAGCTCCTCGGAGTCCCTGGGGCCTAGCACTGAGCCTGTCTTGAAACCTTTAACTTGGAACTCTCCTGGGCAGCAGGCCTTCAGGGCTACTGGAGAGGgacctgagactcagagaatCAGCTCGAAGCTGAACAATCACTTTGTCGAAAGGAAAACTGCTAACATTTGTAGGGCACTTTATTGtgggtgccaggctctgtgttgaGCGTTTGCAAATACCGACCTCTTTAATGCCTAGAACCGCACCCTGAGGTGACAATTAATCATCCCTTTTCTGTGAGTGAGAAAGGGCTGACTCCAGAGAGTCTGGTAAGCTGCCTAGGCCCCCTACTGGCAAGGGTGGTCAGCCCTAGAGCCCAGCTTAAAACCACCCACCTAGGGCGGAGGACCCTAGGCAAGAGGAGGGTCTTTGGAGAGATGGGGTCCAAAGTGGGTAAGGGCAGAGAGGGGTGGAGTTCAGGACCCACCAGGGCCCTGGCTCTTCAAGCAGTCGGGGAGGGAGTGCTGGCACCAGTTCCATGCTGGGATGGGCGCAGGGGTGAAGACAAGGGATGGGGAACAGGAGTCGGCGCAGGAGGAGCCCCAGCATGACTTCCCAGAGCTGCGTCCCAACCCCACCTGGGCCACTTCCAGGTTGCCTCAATGGCTCCTCCACCCTTCTGTCCCACGGGGTCTCGTCTCTCATAAGTGCTGCGCCCAAAGGCCAGGCTATCCCCAGGGGCGGGGAGTTGAGGGCCCTTCCGTCCGGCAGTGGGCCTGGGAGATGCTGAGAGCTTAGCGTGGCGCCTGGCCGGAGAGGTGAGCCGGCTGATGTCCAGGCCGGGGCCTTACCGCTGGCCACGCTGGCTGGCCGGCGGGGCAGTGCCAGGGCTGTGGTCTGAGACTCCAGGCCCACCCAAGCGGCGACCCCTCTCGGATTCCTCTGACACTCACCTCCCGGGACCGGCCGGGACTGGGGGGCTGGGCGGCCGCAGGTAAGAGGCTGGGGGGGCGGCGCCGGCGGCGAGGGCGCGGCACCTAGGGAGGCGCGGCGCTGGAGGGGTTAAACGCCGGAGGAGGGGGGCTTCTGGCGGCGGGAGGGGGGGTCCCAGCCCCGGCGGCCGCCCGCTCCGcccctgccgccgccgccgcctccgcggcCCAGCCGGCACCGGCGAGGCCGCGCGGGAGCCCGGGCCGCAGCCGCAGCCGCAGCCGCAGCGGAGCCGACAGTGAGTGCGGGGCGGAGAGGGCGGGCACGCGGAGACGGGCGCGGGGAGGCGGGCAGGAGTCCGGGCAGGGGCGCGCGGGGGGCCGCCGGCCGGGCGGGGCGCCCCCCTCCCGCGCGTGGGCGCCTCCGGGAGTGATGCGGCCGCGCGTCCCGCCGCCCGTCACGCTCCGAGGCGTCTGCGTGAAGACGCGGGGAGGCGGTGGGAGCGAGCGGCGGCTGTGCAGTGCGTCTGGGCGGCAGGCGGTGCGCGGTGGCCCGCGGTCTGTGTGTACGCGAGGGGGTGCACACGTGTGCGTGGACCTCTGGGTTGCCTCGGCCCGGCGCGCACGCCCCTGGGGGTCCGGTGTGGCCGGGAGTCTGGAGAGCGTGCAGGTGGAGTGTGTGCGTGCTGCCTGGGCAGCGGGCTGGAGCCGCAGGGTGGAGCACGGGCGCGCGGGTCTTTGTGCCCGCGTGTGTGCGCGTGGGCACGGCCGCCGGCTGTCCCGGGGGCTGACAGCTGTCCCGGGGGATGCTGCACTGGTCCAGCCTTTGTCGCCCCCGCCCTGCTCCTTCTCAGAACCCAGCACCCTCCCTTCCCCCCGCCCTGCCTCGCCCCTGCGCAGCGACCGGGACCGCCCCTGGGTTCCTCGAAAGCCCAGCGGGGAGCTGGGGGACCATGGAGGGTCCCCACCCGGCCCAACGGGGCTAGCAGCGGATCggggagagcaggaggggagggagaagccgCGAAGATGCTGCCGCAGCCGCCGCGGACGAGCCGGACCCGCCATCCCCATCCTCACCCGGCGCGGTCCGGGTCCGGCCTCTCTGCCCGCTTTCCCTTCGCGCGTCTCCGcgccccctctgcctcctcctggaaGGCTGGTTCCCCACGCCCCCTCCAGGCCCCGGCTTCTCCTTGCTCgccctgcctctccctcagcaggctcagtctctctcccttccactctccttccttcccttcctggtgccctcttctcttctcacaccCTGGAGTCCCTGCACAGGGGCTGAGGGCCGGGCAGTGGAGGTAAGGGGGAGGacaaaggtggggtggggggcactggGTGTGTCCTAGTACCAAGTGTCCAACCGGAGGGATGTGAGAAGAAGACGTCTGTGGGcggcagggctgggggctccaAGGACCTTTGGGTGTGTAGGGGTTGGAGAAAGAGGGTGTAGGGGTGTCAGGCCAGGTGACTGATCACAGCATCCCTGGTTCTGCCCGCAGTGACCGCAGCTCCCCAGGAGCCCCCTGCCCGGCCTCCCCAGGCGGGCAGTGGAACTGGCCGGGCTCCTGGGCGCGCCATGCGCAGCACCACACTACTGGCCCTGCTGGCGCTGGTCCTGCTGTACTTGGTGTCCGGTGCCCTGGTGTTCCAGGCCCTGGAGCAGCCCCACGAGCAGCAGGCTcagagggagctgggggaggtcCGAGAGAAGTTCCTGAGAGCCCATCCCTGTGTGAGCGACCCGGACCTGGGGCTCTTCATCAAGGTGCGTGGGTGGGCCAGAGCCCCTTTGCCGTCACGCATGACCCCCTGGCACTAGGTGCGTGCCGGTGGGGCCGTGTGCTGGGGTGCTGCTTCCAGATCGGCACCCCTGAGGGCAGGCTGCAGGGCAGACGCTGGGATCCAGGCCTCTGTTTTCAATATGGCGGCCATGGGGCCATTTATTTCCTTGCTGTGCCTGGCTTCGGCCTGTCCTCCTGGCCCGTCTCCTTCCGCGTGTGATGATCGTTCCATAAAGGAACGCCTGATGGAGGAAATGAATAAATCGCTGTAGCACATGAAATATGTTACATTTTCGCAGATCTAACTCGCGGGCTTAGGATTGCCAGATGAAATCCAGGACACCcagtgaaatgtgaatttcagcaGAACAAccaatactttttaaatataaatatgtcccttgaaatatttttagttgCTGAATCTGGCAACCCTACACTGCTTCCTATACTTCTTTGAAGTCACAGATGCCTTAGAGAAGCCCAAGAACACTGTGAACACTCCCCTACCGGCAAGGAAAAGTGCGCATATAAACATGTACAGATGATTCCAGAGAGTTCCAAGACTCCCTAAAGGCGGTCCATGCCACCATGGATGCCAGGTTAAGCAACCTTTCCCCCCAGAACACGTGCTTATGATGTGGAGGCTAGAGGGAGGGCAAGATGGGGTCTGCTTTGGTCCAGTGACTAAAGAAAGTGCTAAGCTTCAGCCTTCTGGGGGACTCTCAGGGAAGCCCCTCTGTGGCTGTCTCTGATTTCTGAGTCACcgtcacattaaaaaaaacaagattcaactTTAATAAATTAACGTTCATTACTTTATTAAAGAGTACCCCTCTTTTCTGCCTGTTCTTTTGGAGGGAGGAGCCATCTCTGTGGAGGTCTCGGTGACCCAGCAGACTCCCAAGGGGGCAGGACCCGGAGCAGAGATGAGGGTGGGTGGGGTCAGGACACAGGCCACTTGACTTTGCCTCTGACACTTCCAGAATGCCAGGCAAGTCTCAGAGAGGCCTGGGCAGGAGAGTGTGTGTGGCCAGAccacagggcagagggagggagggaatctGACCTATTTTATCTTCACAATGGAATTGCTTTTTTCTTGGATAGAAAGCTAGAAGGGTGGGTGACacctgctttatttctcttcccCAGTTGGTCCTGCAGCAATTATgcccctactgtgtgctaggtgcTGTGTTATCCAACATAGGGTAAGCAGGAAAGTTGATATCAGGGTGGAACAGATGCAGGCTCTGCCTTGGAGGATGTCACATCTTAGGCGAGGGGACAGATCAATGGAGAGAAAGATCACTGTAGGatgcagcaggaaaaaaaaagagctttcctTACTCCCTTCTTGGTTAAACATCTATTTGGGGTTGGGCTCTGAGGCTAGGTGCTGGGGGCAAGGGGGGAGACGCCGGGGGCCTTTGAGAAGAGCTGGCGATTGAAATGAGGCAGGTGAGACGGGTAGAAATTAAAGATGTGTGATTGGGTTGCAAGAGGCttgcaggcagaggagcagcATGAGCAAAGCTGGAAGCTGGAAAGCTCAGTGTTGTGCAGAATTCGGATTTCGCAGATGCCTAGTCATTTGAAGTAAAAATTAGAACACACAGGAtgacaaagtatttttttttgcCCTTAAGTAGTGAATTTATTGGAAAAGTGTtgcaaaataaaatcacttttaagCATACATTTCACTTTTtggctttattaaaaaaaatcacaggcaATGGGATCGTCTCGGAGAATCTGGGGATGAGGTCACTGTCACTTGGCTTCCCAAATGGGAGTCCCGGGAGAGAAGACTGGAGAAAGCCAGGTTGGGGCCAGATTGGAAAATGGCTTCAACACTGGGCTGGGGAGTTTGGAGCCTGTCCTGCAGACGGCTGGAAGCTCTGAGCAGTCATTCTAGGCAGATTAATCTTGCTAATGAGGGCTGCAGTCAAAGAGAGGGGAGGCGCTTTATGGCTCCCGCCACACCCACTACCTTTGTGCCTTCACTCAGTGCTCCTGGGGGAAGGGCCCCTCTGCACCCCCTCCTCCTTATCCCCTCACCTCTGTCACTGTGGACAGGCTCTCTCAAAACACAGACTCTGCCCGTAAGGGACCTGCAGGCTGGCAAGAGAGGCAGGCGCATGGCCATCTCATTAATTTAATCAtctttattgagtacctactatataaCACAGGGTTTGGCTTGGACTTCAGCGGGGCAGGCAGGGGTTCAGGTGTCCATGAACCTCGGTAAAATTGGATGCAAAATTTATTGATGGTGTATGAACCTTCCTGGAGGGAGGGTCCCTGACTTCCACCAGATTTTCTAAGGCGAGGGACTCAGACAGCCTTCACAGGGGCAGTGGGAGTGGTGGGATCTGTGGAAAGCTGGAAATCACCGGGCTAGGTGGGGAGCGACCTAACAAACATGCACTGCAGACTATGCTGTAAGAGGCTGACGTCTTCCCAACCGCTCTGTGAGGTCGCTGCTGTGATCATGGGCCCCATTTGATAGATGAAGCTGAGGCACGGAGggaccttgcccaaggtcacctagcaCCCAGATTTGAACCCGGGCAATTTGGACCCAGAGTCTGTGCTCATGACCACTGTAAAACTGGAATTCTGTTGTGCGAAATTTGGGGGCCCCCGAGAAGTCCAATGTTTCTAAGACAGTGCGGAGGTCAAACAAAAGTGGGCCACCCAGTCGGCAAGGTCTGCTCTGAGGGACTGCCTTCAGGGAGgccagagggaaggggagagatggGAGGGGTAGGAAGGGAAGCACCCTGGAGACTGGAGGGCCGGGAGGTGGCCAGGACAGGAGGGAAGGGCTGAGGTTCCTCCTTCTGCGCCTTGTCCTGCAGGAAGTGGCTGATGCCCTGGGAGGGGGTGCGAACCCTGACACCAACTCAACCAGTAACAGCAACCACTCAGCCTGGGACCTGGGCAGCGCTTTCTTCTTCTCAggcaccatcatcaccaccatcggtgggggaggaggctgggcatGCAGAGGGGGTCGAGGGGCAGCGGGGCTGTCTCCTGGGGGAAGGCACAGCGGGAAGAGGGGGGTGTCAGGCTGCCCCTAGACCTCCTGCACGGCCCCTCTGCCCAGGCTACGGCAACGCGGCCCTGCGCACGGATGCCGGGCGCATCTTCTGCATCTTTTATGCTCTGGTGGGGATCCCGCTGTTCGGGATCCTGCTGGCAGGGGTCGGGGACCGGCTGGGCTCCTCCCTGCGCCGCGGCATTGGTCACATCGAAGCCATCTTCCTGGTGAGCTGCCCCTCGCCCTTACGTTGGGCTGGCACGTGAACGCAGCCCGAAATCGCAGGAGCCTGGCGCTCaggctcctggaggagggggtgggggtgagagtgGAGGTTTCTGCGACTCCTCTGTCCTGCCTACTGCCCCTCCCTGCAGAAGTGGCATGTGCCACCAGAGCTGGTGCGAGTGCTCTCCGCGGTGCTCTTCCTGCTGGTCGGCTGCCTGCTCTTTGTCCTCACGCCCACCTTTGTGTTCTG
Protein-coding regions in this window:
- the KCNK4 gene encoding potassium channel subfamily K member 4 isoform X2; translated protein: MTAAPQEPPARPPQAGSGTGRAPGRAMRSTTLLALLALVLLYLVSGALVFQALEQPHEQQAQRELGEVREKFLRAHPCVSDPDLGLFIKEVADALGGGANPDTNSTSNSNHSAWDLGSAFFFSGTIITTIGYGNAALRTDAGRIFCIFYALVGIPLFGILLAGVGDRLGSSLRRGIGHIEAIFLKWHVPPELVRVLSAVLFLLVGCLLFVLTPTFVFCYVEGWSKLEAIYFVVVTLTTVGFGDYVAGASPNQNSAAYQPLVWFWILLGLAYFASVLTTIGNWLRVVSRRTRAEMGGLTAQAASWTGTVTARVTQRAGPAAPPPPEKERPPLPPLPCPAQPAGRPLSPAPPEKAEPPSPPTASALDYPSENLAFIDESSDTQSERGCALPRAPRGRRRPPNPPRKPARPRGPGRARDKGVSD